A window of the Chroogloeocystis siderophila 5.2 s.c.1 genome harbors these coding sequences:
- the alaS gene encoding alanine--tRNA ligase, with translation MFSPQYLSGNEIRQKFLDFYAQRGHTVLPSASLVPEDPTVLLTIAGMLPFKPIFLGQRSPEFKRATTSQKCIRTNDIENVGRTKRHHTFFEMLGNFSFGDYFKEQAIAWGWEISTKVFGLPSERLVVSVFEDDDEAYAIWRDKVGVSETHIKRMGEDDNFWASGPTGPCGPCSEIYYDFYPERGDDIDLEDDTRFIEFYNLVFMQYNRDADGHLTPLQNKNIDTGMGLERMAQILQAVPNNYETDLIFPIIKTAAEIAGINYAQSDEATQVSLKVIGDHVRAVVHMIADEIHASNVGRGYILRRLIRRIVRHGRLIGIEGEFTTQVAETAIALAESAYPEVRQQEDAIKAELQREESRFLKTLARGEDLLSEIVEKVKQQGKTQIDGRDAFTLYDTYGFPLELTQEIAAEHNLTVDEAGYEAAMSEQQTRSQEAHETIDLTVQGSLDKLAEEIKVTEFVGYTQFSSTAVVEAILINGESVESAEVGSDVQVVLDTTPFYAESGGQIGDRGYISSDNALVEVIDVQRESDFYLHIGRVVRGTLRVGDKINAQIDSACRRRVQAHHTATHLLQAALKKIVDDSISQAGSLVAFDRLRFDFNCPRALTPEEVQKVEEQVNAWITWAVQADVAIMPLAEAKAKGAIAMFGEKYGEQVRVLDFPGVSMELCGGTHVSNTAEIGVFKIISESGVASGVRRIEAVAGSAVLDYLNVRDQVVRELSDRFKAKPEELSDRITALQNELKNTQKQLESLKAELAITKSDTLLSSAETVGDYQILVAQLEGVDPEALKTAAERLLQKLTNGAVVLGSVPEAGKVSLVAAFAKQVNNKGLQAGKFIGGIAKICGGGGGGRPNLAQAGGRDPSKLPEALESAREQLRLSLSQ, from the coding sequence ATGTTCTCTCCCCAGTATCTCAGCGGTAACGAAATTCGGCAAAAATTCCTCGATTTTTATGCACAACGAGGACATACTGTTTTGCCGAGTGCTTCCTTAGTACCCGAAGACCCCACCGTGCTGCTGACGATCGCGGGAATGCTACCATTTAAACCAATATTCCTCGGACAGCGATCGCCTGAATTCAAACGCGCCACAACTTCGCAAAAATGCATCCGTACCAATGATATTGAAAATGTCGGGCGCACCAAACGGCATCATACTTTCTTTGAGATGCTAGGGAATTTTAGCTTTGGCGACTACTTTAAAGAACAAGCGATCGCTTGGGGCTGGGAAATTTCAACCAAGGTGTTTGGTTTACCGTCTGAACGTCTCGTTGTCAGCGTATTTGAAGATGACGACGAAGCTTATGCAATTTGGCGCGACAAAGTTGGTGTTTCTGAAACTCACATCAAACGCATGGGTGAAGATGATAACTTTTGGGCGTCAGGTCCTACAGGCCCGTGTGGTCCTTGTTCGGAAATATACTACGATTTCTACCCAGAGCGTGGCGATGACATTGATCTAGAAGATGACACGCGGTTCATCGAGTTTTATAACTTGGTATTCATGCAATACAACCGCGATGCGGATGGTCATTTGACACCGCTACAAAACAAAAATATTGATACCGGAATGGGTTTGGAACGCATGGCGCAGATTTTGCAAGCAGTTCCAAATAACTACGAAACTGACTTGATTTTCCCGATTATTAAAACCGCAGCAGAAATTGCCGGAATCAATTATGCCCAAAGCGATGAAGCAACTCAAGTATCGCTTAAGGTGATTGGCGATCACGTACGGGCAGTTGTGCATATGATCGCCGATGAGATTCATGCTTCTAATGTGGGACGCGGTTATATTTTGCGGCGTTTGATTCGGCGAATTGTGCGTCATGGAAGATTAATTGGGATTGAAGGCGAATTTACAACGCAAGTTGCAGAAACGGCGATCGCGCTTGCTGAATCAGCTTACCCTGAAGTTCGTCAACAAGAAGATGCGATCAAAGCCGAGTTGCAACGCGAAGAATCGCGGTTCCTCAAGACATTGGCACGCGGTGAGGATTTGCTATCAGAAATCGTTGAAAAAGTCAAGCAACAAGGAAAAACGCAAATTGACGGGCGCGATGCGTTTACGTTATACGATACTTACGGCTTTCCACTCGAACTTACGCAAGAAATCGCCGCCGAACACAATCTAACGGTTGATGAAGCTGGTTATGAAGCCGCGATGAGCGAACAACAAACGCGATCGCAAGAAGCGCACGAAACGATCGACTTAACGGTTCAAGGTTCGCTCGATAAACTTGCAGAAGAAATTAAAGTGACCGAGTTTGTCGGTTATACACAATTTTCCAGCACAGCGGTTGTCGAAGCGATTTTAATTAACGGCGAATCGGTAGAATCCGCAGAAGTTGGAAGTGATGTTCAAGTTGTTCTCGATACAACGCCATTTTATGCAGAATCAGGCGGACAAATAGGCGATCGCGGTTACATTAGTAGCGACAATGCATTAGTAGAGGTTATAGACGTACAACGCGAATCTGATTTTTACCTTCATATCGGGCGGGTTGTGCGGGGAACCTTGCGTGTTGGCGATAAGATTAACGCGCAAATTGATAGTGCGTGTCGCCGTCGCGTGCAAGCACATCATACCGCAACGCATTTGTTGCAAGCCGCATTAAAGAAAATTGTTGATGACTCGATATCGCAAGCTGGTTCGTTGGTTGCATTTGATCGCTTGCGGTTCGATTTTAACTGTCCACGGGCGCTCACACCAGAGGAAGTACAAAAAGTTGAAGAACAAGTGAATGCTTGGATTACCTGGGCAGTACAAGCCGATGTTGCGATTATGCCATTAGCTGAAGCGAAAGCCAAAGGTGCGATCGCCATGTTTGGGGAGAAATACGGCGAACAAGTCCGCGTTTTAGATTTCCCTGGCGTGTCGATGGAATTATGCGGTGGAACGCACGTTAGTAATACCGCCGAGATTGGTGTATTTAAAATTATTTCCGAATCAGGCGTTGCGTCTGGAGTACGCCGCATCGAAGCAGTAGCAGGTTCAGCTGTATTAGATTATCTTAATGTCCGCGATCAAGTCGTCCGCGAACTGAGCGATCGGTTTAAAGCTAAACCCGAAGAACTCAGCGATCGCATCACTGCATTACAAAACGAACTCAAGAACACGCAAAAACAACTCGAAAGCCTCAAAGCAGAACTAGCGATCACTAAATCCGACACGCTGCTATCATCCGCCGAAACCGTAGGTGACTATCAAATTCTAGTTGCGCAACTCGAAGGAGTCGATCCGGAAGCGCTCAAAACCGCAGCCGAACGGCTGTTGCAAAAACTTACTAACGGCGCAGTTGTCTTAGGATCAGTTCCCGAAGCAGGAAAAGTCAGTTTAGTTGCTGCATTCGCTAAGCAGGTGAATAACAAAGGCTTGCAAGCAGGAAAATTCATCGGAGGAATCGCCAAAATCTGTGGTGGCGGCGGTGGGGGACGTCCAAACCTCGCGCAAGCTGGAGGACGCGATCCGAGTAAACTTCCCGAAGCTTTAGAAAGCGCCCGCGAACAGCTGCGATTGTCTTTGAGTCAATAG
- a CDS encoding ATP-binding cassette domain-containing protein, whose translation MNHSGQLVLIVSGNGSGKSTLAKIITGLYIPESGNIRLEWYRQHFSVIFLFDHFLELETNSLDLQAKEYLEKFHLNTKVQVKNGSLSTTALSQGQRKRLALLTVFLEDRPIYLFDEWASDQDPFFREIFYKQLLLNLKQRGKTIIVISHDDRYFHLADRVIKLDYGKVEYDNAANYSQ comes from the coding sequence ATAAATCATTCTGGTCAACTTGTGTTAATTGTTAGTGGTAATGGTAGTGGTAAATCAACCCTTGCTAAAATCATTACAGGGCTATACATTCCTGAATCAGGTAATATCCGCTTAGAGTGGTATCGACAGCACTTTTCTGTTATCTTTTTATTTGATCATTTTTTAGAACTTGAAACAAACTCCCTCGATCTACAAGCAAAAGAGTATCTAGAAAAATTTCATCTAAACACAAAAGTGCAAGTCAAAAACGGTTCACTTTCCACCACAGCCCTATCACAAGGTCAGCGGAAACGTTTAGCGTTACTCACAGTATTTTTAGAAGATCGCCCGATATATCTCTTCGATGAATGGGCATCGGATCAAGATCCGTTCTTCCGAGAAATCTTCTACAAACAACTACTATTAAACCTCAAACAACGCGGTAAAACAATCATAGTTATTAGCCATGACGATCGCTATTTTCACTTAGCAGATCGAGTCATTAAATTAGATTACGGCAAAGTAGAATACGACAACGCAGCTAACTATTCACAATAA
- a CDS encoding PepSY domain-containing protein has translation MRNLLATTALIALSIGELGFSTQIALSQSHIQLAQAASWRSLAKISSAQARKNAESAMGGKASSVTLANRNGGLVYEVIIGDTRVIVDAGNGFVLYSENMNLESENNASNEDSFRPRSSIQIPDSYE, from the coding sequence ATGAGAAATTTACTAGCTACAACTGCACTCATTGCCTTGAGTATAGGTGAATTAGGATTTAGTACTCAGATTGCGCTATCACAAAGTCATATCCAGCTAGCCCAAGCTGCTAGCTGGCGATCGCTTGCCAAAATATCATCAGCCCAAGCTAGGAAAAACGCAGAATCAGCAATGGGCGGTAAAGCTAGCAGCGTGACGCTTGCTAATAGAAACGGTGGCTTAGTCTACGAAGTCATCATTGGCGACACAAGAGTTATTGTCGATGCAGGTAACGGTTTTGTCCTCTACTCAGAAAACATGAATTTAGAGAGTGAAAACAACGCAAGTAATGAAGATTCCTTTCGCCCGCGTAGCAGCATCCAAATTCCGGATAGCTACGAATGA
- a CDS encoding ABC transporter transmembrane domain-containing protein, with amino-acid sequence MNSAVNQQSTNSLLYYFIGLAVVALLTGIISQVLLISLAQEAVYRLRLRLSQGILSSPLRHLEELGASRLLATLTEDVRTLSNTIFLIPFLCIDIAIIAGCLIYLGWLSSVVFLIVIVFLGTAIASTQLMLTQARKFLSLAREEEDKLFKHFRALPKELKNLNSTHYAVKHFYQTNCKLVRRHLAIII; translated from the coding sequence ATCAATAGTGCTGTCAATCAGCAATCAACAAACAGTCTTTTATATTACTTTATTGGACTTGCGGTAGTTGCATTGCTGACTGGTATCATTTCGCAAGTTTTACTCATTAGTCTTGCGCAAGAAGCAGTTTATCGTTTACGGTTGCGTTTGAGCCAGGGAATTTTATCTTCGCCGTTGCGACACTTAGAAGAACTTGGCGCGAGTCGTCTCCTTGCAACTTTAACCGAAGATGTACGAACGCTATCCAACACAATATTTTTAATTCCCTTCTTGTGTATAGATATCGCGATTATTGCAGGATGCTTAATTTATCTTGGTTGGCTTTCGAGTGTTGTCTTTTTAATTGTCATTGTGTTTTTGGGAACAGCGATCGCCAGTACGCAACTTATGCTGACTCAGGCGCGCAAATTCCTTTCCTTAGCGCGCGAGGAAGAAGACAAGTTATTTAAGCACTTTCGCGCATTACCAAAGGAATTAAAGAACTTAAACTCCACGCACTACGCCGTCAAGCATTTTTATCAGACGAATTGCAAATTAGTGCGGCGACATCTCGCGATTATAATTTAA